Part of the Haliotis asinina isolate JCU_RB_2024 chromosome 8, JCU_Hal_asi_v2, whole genome shotgun sequence genome is shown below.
AGAATACATACAATAGTCCAACGTAAAATGGCAGGGAGGAAAAGGCTATGGGCTGGTGGACAAACTTGTCTTGGGTATTCTTTTCTGGTACTGAGTAGCTTATGACTATAAATCTTCAAAACCTTCAAATAACAAAACCTTGGcagtgtggtgtgatgtgaacTAACATAACTATCTCTGCATAGTATTTTTATTATCAAAACATCGTAAAAGGATAGGATTTCAGAAAGgttttttacattatttttcatgtcaCTTGCATGTGCAAAGATGTATTACTCAGAAATTAACAAATACCCTATCAGTTTCATACCTGTGAagctttttcaaaatttgacttattttcataaaaatagAGCACACACAAAATCTAATCATTCACAACTATGCATACATCATTCTCAAAGATTCTCAGCATATTTGTCCAATCACATTTCGTCAAAGTAATTTTTCCCACAGACTAACTACTAGTTTctgacatgaacatattttactgaaacaaaGTTCACagtcaaagaaaaataaataaatattatgaaaaggGGCCCTGAAACTTTCTTCCttttcagaagctgtggaaatctatacttaccacattttctagacttatgTGGGCTTTCCCATTCTACTGTCATATGGTCAAAATCTGAAATCTATGGTCTTGTTACACATGGCACCAATGTTTTGATTACAGATACTTAACATCAGGGTCTCAACCAAACAGCTGTGTGTTTAcctcatatgctttttcaatgGCTTCTGAGCCCTTTGTTTCCTTCAAATTTAAACCATATTTTGCAGCTTCCTCTTCTGTTAGCTGAAAGAATAACAATTTATAATGTGTTACTTGTAAGCTTTAAGATACTTACTACCTTGAACAATTTGTGATGATACATGCCTTGTTACAATAAAAAggtaaaataatatttattgtttcagatttaaaaataattatgacATACAGTAAAACATTTCAGCCAGCTGAAATTACTCTAGCAGCATCATAAATAAATCAGATTTTCAGTATAATTTATTCAGCTAAAAATTTGCATCTCCATGCTCTACCTTATTATGACAAAATTAATCACAGTTTGAAGTAACTGAATAAATTGATATCTTCAAATAGAATAATTCAGTCTAATACATTCAAAGAAAAGGAGAAAGACTAGGGTTTCATTCAATGGACCAATCAGAGTGCATtacatcaacaacaaacagTGCTCCTCAGACTGTAATTGGTAAACATATCTGTTTCCATAAACATATAATCATTCTTCATCTCAGACCCATGAAGGGTATTGTATAAGTAATAACTAGgaaaaacaaaattacatataCCATACCTTTTGTCCTTTTCGGAACTGATACCTAATCACTGTAAACTTTTCCAGCCCAAATGATCCTCCCACGATCAGGAGCTAAAAAGATATAAACTCTTATGAGGCAAACATTTAATCATTCATCTACTTTCATTCAAAAGCTACAGGTACTTTGTTTTCACAGTTCATACCCTGAGTTATATTAAATTCTTTTCTGTTACATTTTGTAAGAATGGTCATGTGAAGATAACAGTGAATTGGTCTTTAACATTACAGCTTACAAATGATGAGGACGGTTGAGAAGTTGTAAATTTACCACagagaagattataatgaaggtTAACTTCACACATAATGGATGTCTGTTTTCACTGTCATTGCAGCTACATGTTTACTTGCAGACTAAAATAAAGACTATTCCCACATAACGCCTTCATAGTCGTGAATCATCATTGTTTCCTTGTTTCTTACTTTATTTTTAATACATCTATAATGTCATACCAGAAATGGAGCACCAAGTCTGATGAAACGACGTTTCGAAACATTTCGCAGCCACTGAAAAACACCAGTTGCCGACATGGTTCAGGTTATTACAGACGGACTGATCTTGTAGGATACATCAAAACGCAGTCCTCTCTGTTGAATAATGTTCTCTAACTTTAAAACTCACGTTTCACCATGAAATTTAACAAACATGATATTTCCGCTTAACATTAACAAACTGCTGTCGTTCTATTGACAATTGTTTCTGACA
Proteins encoded:
- the LOC137293838 gene encoding cytochrome c oxidase assembly protein COX16 homolog, mitochondrial-like, which codes for MSATGVFQWLRNVSKRRFIRLGAPFLLLIVGGSFGLEKFTVIRYQFRKGQKLTEEEAAKYGLNLKETKGSEAIEKAYEKLQREELDNWQNIRGPRPWEDSKTVQDLQRQNKID